A DNA window from Selenomonas sp. oral taxon 126 contains the following coding sequences:
- a CDS encoding DUF1934 domain-containing protein, which yields MKGAEQVRVSIDGRQVDAAGEESRIALSVIGRRFLRGESRYVSYEDSDLIEGAVVPSVLRVGAAGIMLQRRGIVRWTQHFAAGEERTSNYRTPYGTFRIKTETRRLRMRTFPDGREDIYIFYTLYVDGVRQSDNTLEIRIEPMM from the coding sequence ATGAAGGGTGCGGAGCAGGTGCGTGTCTCCATTGATGGGAGACAGGTGGATGCTGCGGGAGAGGAGAGCCGCATTGCGCTGTCCGTTATCGGACGGCGTTTTTTGCGTGGTGAGAGTCGTTATGTGAGCTACGAGGACAGTGACCTCATCGAGGGCGCTGTTGTGCCCTCTGTGTTGCGGGTCGGTGCAGCGGGGATTATGCTGCAGCGGCGCGGCATTGTGCGCTGGACACAGCATTTTGCCGCAGGTGAGGAGCGCACAAGCAACTACCGTACGCCATACGGCACCTTCCGCATCAAGACTGAGACACGCCGTCTGCGGATGCGCACGTTTCCCGATGGGCGGGAGGATATATATATATTCTATACGCTCTATGTGGACGGCGTGCGGCAGAGCGATAATACGCTCGAGATACGGATCGAACCTATGATGTAA
- a CDS encoding chemotaxis protein CheX, with protein sequence MDAKLINPFVDAFTTVMPMLGFPEPTRTKLYAASTRVKSLGVSMLVGFTKQIRGNVVYNMSEDTARFIASQMMMGMPVEAFDEMAQSAISELSNMLTAHTATNITGLGLDVDISTPSLTVGKDFEVKISDGQYLVVEMNLSGQLVDLAIAVDQN encoded by the coding sequence ATGGATGCAAAACTGATCAATCCTTTTGTGGATGCCTTTACAACGGTCATGCCGATGCTGGGATTCCCCGAACCGACGCGGACAAAGCTATACGCGGCGTCAACGCGGGTCAAGAGTCTCGGTGTGTCGATGCTGGTCGGCTTTACGAAGCAGATTCGCGGTAATGTCGTCTACAATATGAGTGAGGATACGGCGCGGTTCATTGCCTCCCAGATGATGATGGGCATGCCGGTGGAGGCGTTCGACGAGATGGCGCAGAGTGCAATCTCGGAGCTCAGCAATATGCTGACGGCACATACAGCGACGAATATCACGGGGCTTGGTCTCGATGTCGATATATCGACGCCGTCGCTGACCGTTGGCAAGGACTTCGAGGTCAAGATCAGCGATGGGCAATATCTCGTTGTGGAGATGAATCTGAGCGGTCAGCTGGTGGATCTGGCGATTGCCGTCGATCAGAATTAG
- a CDS encoding response regulator translates to MGKLRVLIVDDSKISRVMIAENLRETDFEVCGMAADAVEALRLYTELQPDLVTMDMNLPDANGVECSRRILAADEDAKILMISAMKDLNLITQGKTVGIRAFLQKPVAKSDLVDTLHLICESGVSQESAFRELYAKPFARGLQQGLAGLLGMEGEAEIEPYESRSLDVSGAAVIIGITGFTTGRAILYVDESVIPLFAMHMLGRATVEEIDDVEAVDAVEEAANIFAGRAVSKINNVLEGKELRLTPPGTIRGAQVHIVSPRMTTFCISVRLPIGMVQMNVGFAEGE, encoded by the coding sequence ATGGGGAAATTACGGGTGCTGATCGTGGACGACTCCAAGATCAGCCGCGTGATGATTGCGGAAAATCTAAGGGAAACGGATTTTGAGGTCTGCGGTATGGCTGCGGACGCGGTGGAGGCGCTGAGACTCTATACGGAGCTGCAGCCGGATCTCGTGACGATGGATATGAATCTGCCGGATGCAAACGGGGTGGAGTGTAGCAGACGCATTCTTGCTGCAGATGAGGATGCAAAGATTCTGATGATCAGCGCGATGAAGGATCTGAACCTCATCACGCAGGGGAAGACTGTCGGGATTCGGGCATTTTTGCAGAAACCGGTGGCGAAGTCCGATCTCGTGGACACGCTCCATCTGATCTGCGAGTCCGGTGTCAGTCAGGAGTCGGCGTTTCGTGAACTCTATGCCAAGCCGTTTGCGCGTGGTCTCCAACAGGGACTCGCAGGGCTTCTCGGCATGGAGGGGGAGGCGGAGATTGAGCCATATGAGTCGCGCTCACTCGATGTGAGCGGTGCAGCGGTCATCATCGGCATCACGGGATTTACGACGGGGCGTGCGATTCTCTATGTGGACGAGTCTGTGATCCCACTCTTTGCGATGCATATGCTCGGACGCGCGACCGTGGAAGAGATCGACGATGTTGAGGCTGTCGATGCCGTGGAGGAAGCGGCGAACATCTTCGCGGGACGTGCTGTCTCGAAGATCAACAACGTACTTGAGGGGAAGGAACTGCGCCTGACACCGCCGGGGACGATTCGTGGGGCGCAGGTGCATATTGTCAGCCCCCGTATGACGACGTTCTGTATCAGCGTACGGCTGCCGATCGGAATGGTGCAGATGAATGTGGGCTTTGCAGAGGGAGAGTAA
- a CDS encoding VOC family protein yields the protein MSFTFTHVNFNVLDLVRSMDFYEKAFGFREKRRLEAEGFTLVYLSDGVTDFELELTYLHERTEPYNLGEKEFHLALFTDDYAAARAKHDQMGIICYENAEMGIYFVEDPDGYWVEVLPKNM from the coding sequence ATGTCATTTACATTTACACACGTGAATTTCAATGTGCTGGATCTTGTGCGCAGCATGGACTTCTATGAGAAGGCATTCGGCTTTCGCGAGAAGCGCCGTCTCGAGGCAGAGGGCTTCACACTCGTCTATCTCTCAGATGGCGTGACGGATTTCGAGCTCGAGCTGACCTATCTCCATGAGCGCACGGAGCCGTACAATCTCGGGGAAAAGGAGTTCCATCTCGCGCTCTTTACGGATGATTACGCCGCAGCACGTGCAAAGCATGACCAGATGGGCATCATTTGCTATGAAAATGCGGAGATGGGCATTTATTTCGTTGAAGATCCGGACGGGTACTGGGTGGAAGTTTTGCCAAAAAACATGTGA